A window from Cryptomeria japonica chromosome 1, Sugi_1.0, whole genome shotgun sequence encodes these proteins:
- the LOC131033086 gene encoding F-box/kelch-repeat protein At1g80440, with product MLEYFKMIPEELVRQILMRVSYKSHSKLKKVCKNWKAMVEDPQFYEDRLRCGRSEEFICLLETVNHQFKSLPLVTIYDPINKLWEKLPTIPAEFEFCSSSKLICVKHKLVLLGLSQRNRAGSKRKRTETTKAILIFDFLSCKWRKGADMPTRECPANFGCCASPEGLIYLAGGRQNGEITGKATSQAAVYNVETNEWKLLPNMLQNQWLCDCVFIEGMMYVVCLYDEEVQQFEPETEVWSVLPNMWFIEDCMYPMVAAFGRLYCFQWDVVTEYDSRENLWRIVDGLPQPLDSVDAAVLGDRIFLSGVESGSKNHTFFYIYQLPLKTGVNRERWICVERPQYFSQSCIQSVATLVI from the coding sequence ATGCTGGAGTATTTTAAGATGATTCCAGAGGAATTAGTTAGACAGATCTTAATGAGAGTGTCTTATAAATCTCAcagcaaattgaagaaagtttgtaAAAATTGGAAGGCGATGGTGGAAGATCCCCAGTTTTATGAAGATAGACTGAGGTGTGGGAGATCTGAGGAGTTCATATGTTTGCTTGAGACAGTGAATCATCAATTTAAAAGTCTTCCTCTGGTAACTATATATGACCCCATTAACAAGCTATGGGAAAAGCTTCCTACCATTCCCGCAGAATTCGAATTCTGCTCATCCTCCAAGCTTATCTGTGTTAAGCACAAACTGGTTTTATTAGGGTTATCACAGCGCAACAGAGCAGGTTCGAAGCGCAAGAGGACAGAGACAACCAaggctattttgatctttgatttttTGTCTTGCAAATGGCGGAAAGGAGCAGATATGCCCACCCGAGAATGCCCAGCTAACTTTGGCTGCTGTGCATCACCTGAAGGACTGATTTATCTTGCTGGAGGAAGACAGAATGGGGAAATTACAGGCAAAGCTACAAGCCAAGCTGCAGTTTACAATGTGGAGACGAATGAATGGAAGCTTCTTCCAAATATGCTTCAAAACCAATGGTTATGTGACTGTGTTTTTATTGAAGGCATGATGTATGTTGTATGCTTGTATGATGAGGAGGTTCAACAATTCGAGCCAGAGACAGAAGTCTGGTCAGTTTTGCCCAATATGTGGTTTATTGAAGATTGTATGTATCCCATGGTGGCCGCATTTGGGCGTTTGTATTGTTTTCAGTGGGATGTTGTGACAGAATACGACTCTAGAGAGAATTTGTGGAGGATAGTTGATGGTCTTCCTCAACCTCTTGATAGCGTTGATGCTGCTGTGTTGGGTGATAGGATTTTCTTGAGTGGGGTTGAATCAGGCAGCAAAAACCATACATTTTTTTATATCTACCAACTTCCATTAAAAACAGGGGTGAACAGAGAGAGATGGATTTGTGTTGAGAGGCCTCAATACTTCTCCCAATCCTGCATTCAATCTGTGGCCActctggttatttga